A genomic window from Thunnus thynnus chromosome 12, fThuThy2.1, whole genome shotgun sequence includes:
- the zgc:162816 gene encoding D-serine dehydratase, with protein MEGEPISTLFTPALVVDVDKVKRNAQRMIERCKKLGVQLRPHMKTHKTLECADILTGGSRRCIVVSTLAEASFYADHGFDDILYAYCLPFDKVERCAALSERLDLFQVLLDHPDALEQLKKRPLRDGRLWHVWLKLDCMNGRAGVLHSEPEALRLAQAIAETAGVELTGVYAHCGNTYNCRGVEQIHAVAQETTNFTLQFMEKLKAVGITCKSSIGSTPSCSHPIKDMALLSEVHPGNYVFYDVQQSVIGSCSLEEVAVRVLTRVIGHCPHRNQLLIDCGWTGLSLDGGGKLPTGYAVIEGHPNLKLLSMTQEHGRVEPISGPLDYSKYPLGSLLTLIPYHSCATAMMHPVYHVHSEGSLLGKWTPTRGW; from the exons ATGGAGGGGGAGCCCATCTCCACGCTGTTTACTCCTGCTCTAGTGGTGGATGTGGACAAAGTGAAGAGAAATGCCCAGAGGATGATTGAACGTTGTAAGAAGCTGGGAGTCCAGCTTCGCCCTCACATGAAGACCCACAAAACCCT TGAGTGTGCTGACATACTGACGGGTGGATCACGGAGGTGCATCGTGGTTTCCACGCTGGCAGAGGCCAGTTTCTATGCCGACCACGGATTTGATGACATCCTCTATGCTTATTGTCTTCCCTTTGATAAG gtggagCGTTGTGCAGCCCTGTCAGAGCGGCTTGATCTCTTCCAAGTTTTATTGGATCATCCTGATGCTCTGGAGCAGCTCAAAAAGAGACCACTGAGAGACGGTCGGCTGTGGCACGTTTGGCTGAAACTCGACTGCATGAACGGGAGAG CTGGTGTCCTGCACTCAGAACCCGAGGCGCTCAGATTGGCACAGGCCATCGCTGAGACGGCAGGCGTGGAGCTGACAGGAGTGTACGCTCACTGTGGGAACACCTATAACTGCAGAGGAGTAGAGCAAATACACGCCGTTGCCCAGGAAACCACCAATTTTACTCTGCAGTTCAtggaaaa ATTGAAGGCTGTTGGCATCACCTGTAAGTCCAGCATCGGCTCCACTCCGTCCTGTAGTCACCCCATCAAAGACATGGCGCTGCTCAGCGAGGTGCATCCGGGAAACTACGTCTTCTACG ATGTGCAGCAGTCTGTGATTGGCTCATGCAGTCTGGAGGAAGTAGCTGTGCGGGTTTTGACAAGAGTCATCGGGCACTGTCCTCACAGGAACCAGCTCCTGATTGACTGTGGATGGACTGGATTAAG TTTGGACGGAGGTGGAAAACTTCCCACTGGATACGCTGTGATCGAAGGACACCCAAACCTCAA GTTGTTGTCCATGACCCAGGAGCACGGGAGAGTGGAGCCCATCTCAGGACCTCTGGATTACAGCAAATACCCTCTGGGCTCTCTGCTCACACTGATCCCATACCAT TCGTGTGCAACAGCGATGATGCATCCTGTGTATCATGTGCACTCTGAGGGAAGTCTGCTGGGGAAGTGGACGCCAACACGTGGGTGGTGA